In Nitrospiria bacterium, the genomic stretch TATTTCCCTCACGTGGACCTTCGCCTTTATGTCGAAGGCAGCTACGGTTTTTCCATCGGTGAATCAAACAGGCCTTGGAAAGCCCAGGCCGGCGGTGAATGGGAGGGCGGCCCCCCGCTCCCTCTTGGGGCCAGGTTGTACGCCGCGGGCGATCTTCAGACCTACCAGGAAGTGCATTGGAATGTGGATTGGACGGCCCAGGCGGGCGTGGTGGACTGGAACGAACAGCACACCCGCTCGTTAAGAATTTTCGCCGAAAACCACATCGGCCATGATCCCCTGGGTGAATTTTTCTCCAATCGGTTGAATTATAATGAAATGGGTTTTGCATTGGACTTTTGAGGAAGGATGATTTGAGAATTCTTTGTGCGGTCCGGGATTCAAAACCGGGATATCTGAAATCAGGGCCGGAGGGGATCGCGCACTTTCTCGGCTTGCATCGGAGCCTTCGACATGGGAGCAATGGAGAAGGCTCGCAAGGCGGTCTCATGTTCTATTGCTCTAAGGCTCGATCGCCCGTGTGGGTGCAAATCATATATCATCCGCGAATATGACGCACGCCCAATCCAGCTATTTCCATCGCGGGGGTCCCGAACCGCTGCTCGGCGCAACGATACCGGAGCACTTCGCCGAGATCGCGGAGCGATTTCCGGATCATGAAGCCGTGGTCTCGGTCCATCAGAATCGTCGATTGACCTATGCGCAACTGGCGCGTGCGATCGATCTCCTGGCGCGCGGCCTTTTGGGGATCGGTTTTAACAAAGGCGATCGCATTGCGGTCTGGTCCACCGACAATGTCGAGTGGCTTTTGTTGCAGATGGCGACGGCGCGCATCGGCGCCGTTCTGGTCAATATCAATCCGGCCTACCGCTCCCGGGAAGTTGCGTACGCGCTGCAACGTTCCGAGGTGCAGGGTCTGTTCGCGATTCCAAGCTTTCGCGCCAGCGACTACATCGCGATGCTCGTTGAACTCATCCCGGAACTCAGGGACGGGGCGCCGGGTCGATGGAAGAGCAAGGCGTTTCCCGCCCTGCGTCATGTGATTGTTTACAACCCGGCGGCGCCGGATCGAACGGAACGCCCGCAGCCCGGGTTTCTCGCCTGGCCGGACGTGCTGACGGCCGCCGATCCGGTCGCGGAGGACAGGCTTCGGGCGTTGACGGCCCTGTTGGACCGGGATGATCCCATTAATATCCAGTACATATCGGGCACGACCGGCTTTCCCAAAGCCGTCGTTCTCACGCATCACAATATTCTCAATAATGCCTACTTCGTTGCCCGGGCCCTGCATTTCAAGGATACGGACCGCCTGGTCGTCCCCTTGCCGTTTTATCATTGTTTCGGCATGGTGGTGGCCAACCTGATGTGCCTGTCGGTCGGGGCCTGCATCGTCATTCCTTGGGAGCATTTCGATGCGCGACGGCTGCTGCAAGCCGTGGAGCGGGAACGGTGCACCGCCATCCACGGCGTGCCCACCATGTTCATCGCCGAGCTGGAAGACCCTCGATTCCGGGAGTTCAATCTGTCGACGCTTCGAACGGGCATCATGGCCGGCGCGCCCTGCCCGCCGGCGCTCATGAAGCGGGTGATGGAAGACATGCGCTGCCGTGAGATCCTGATCGGATACGGCGAGACGGAGTCATCCCCGATCACCCATCTCACGACGCGGGACGATACGCCGGAACGTCGCACGGAGACCGTGGGGAAGAACCTGCCGCATCAGGAGGTCAAAGTCGTTGATCCGTCCACAGGACAAACGGTGCCGCTGGGTCAGGTCGGTGAAATTTGTTTTCGGGGCTACCATGTCATGGTGGGTTATTATGGGGATGAAGAAGCCACGCGGAAGGCCGTCGACCGGCAGGGCTGGCTTCATTCCGGCGACCTCGGGACCATGGATGCCGAC encodes the following:
- a CDS encoding AMP-binding protein → MTHAQSSYFHRGGPEPLLGATIPEHFAEIAERFPDHEAVVSVHQNRRLTYAQLARAIDLLARGLLGIGFNKGDRIAVWSTDNVEWLLLQMATARIGAVLVNINPAYRSREVAYALQRSEVQGLFAIPSFRASDYIAMLVELIPELRDGAPGRWKSKAFPALRHVIVYNPAAPDRTERPQPGFLAWPDVLTAADPVAEDRLRALTALLDRDDPINIQYISGTTGFPKAVVLTHHNILNNAYFVARALHFKDTDRLVVPLPFYHCFGMVVANLMCLSVGACIVIPWEHFDARRLLQAVERERCTAIHGVPTMFIAELEDPRFREFNLSTLRTGIMAGAPCPPALMKRVMEDMRCREILIGYGETESSPITHLTTRDDTPERRTETVGKNLPHQEVKVVDPSTGQTVPLGQVGEICFRGYHVMVGYYGDEEATRKAVDRQGWLHSGDLGTMDADGYVRITGRLKEMIIHGGEKIYPREIEDYLFTHPKVAEVAVFGIPDKYYGEEVAAWIQLRSGEIATEEEIRAFCKGKIAHYKIPHYIWFVEEFPMTVTGKFQKFRMREIAMEKLRPGTAP